ATGTGCTGTGAAGGTCATATCTATTCCACAATTGATGAAGAACATTATCGTGCTACAGATGCTTTCTAAGGATTTTGGCAGCTTTTGTTACACAATTCTTTTAATTActgttatacatatattataccaCCAAACACTgattagtttttaattaattaaaaagtcttattggaaaaagtttttattttatccattTCTTAAACTGAGCTACTGGAATGAAAGaagaaattcataaaataatattttatatttacaaagtaaTCATGCacttcaaaataaacatctttgaTTTAATATCAACTggtagtaaaataaataggtatgagATTTATCAGctctatattttgttttataaatagcaTTTCATTTGAGATAGTGTATCTGTTACACTTATGACTGAGTAAAAATATGCACAACTTTATTATGCTATTTACAACTTTTGGTTCAATATTATAATTCATCACGGACAGACTTATTTTTGATGTCAGGCTTCTTGCCTGGGTATGTTTGACTTTCTAGCTGGACTTCTTTCAACTCTTCCTGCTCTAAAAGAAATTCTTTAGCAGTCCATGCCTGTGATCCATCTTTGAACATAAATATGGCTCTGTCATCATCTACAAGGTATCTGAAACCaataaatatatcaatttaGAGTATGAACAAAAGATATTACTGTAATGTGCTCAGAAGTACATAATTTAATCTTCAAGTTGTTTGGTTTAATAGGGGCTACTAACCTTTCCACCTGAATATGGTTACTCCACAGACTAGTCTGCCATATCTTAGTTATCTCCTCAGTTCTAGCTCTAGATGGCTTGTTGGCTACAGACACAAACATCATGAGAGTTTGTCCTTTCTTCGTCTGTTCCAAGACTTTACCAGGATCAGACATATCCAATTTGGTAAAATCTATCGATGGAGGCTTGCGAAGATGTTCTGGTAATTCATCGTCAGGCAAGGGATCTTCATCTTCTTCCCACTGATCAAAAAGTCTGAAACCAATAGGATGTTTAGCTGTTTGTTAGCTacgtttgtataaaatataaaagtgacACGTTATGATGCTGCTATTTTACATAGTGGAAATAAGATCGAATCATACCTTTCCATGTCCGCGTCAGAGAAATCTCTAATGTCCTTTTTGGCCCAGTCTGGCTTTTCCTCATCTTTGGGCTTCTTAGCAATACTAACAGtaaagcaaattaaaaatacaaaaagtattgttttattcataGTTGGCGAATTTAAAACTTTGCAGTTCAAGTTATGATACAATGATATATAACTAATAACAGCAAAAGAAGTGTTAGTGTCTACACGCCGGTGAGGCGGTGACCGATCGCAGCAGCTGTTTGACAGTTGTTGACTAACCACAGGATAAACACAGCTTGTTTTTATATAGCTTTCATAGCTCTAGCAAGCCACTACAGTTCTGTCTCTATGGTATCAATCAAGAAGTTTATAGTTACTAAAGTGAAAGCttcaactggggcccgattctcctaagttaataatgtcaaaattgaatagaaatcgaatcgcaatatgatcgcaatagtagttttaaccatatcgggcattctgctactaatataagaccaatcgcattccaacgatattcgattggtttgcgattggtctgctgttttggtgattttggtctaaacgttagtttgttctacaatcatattgcaatcgtaaatcatttgcagacaaaatgattcattattgaatgacagaaaaggataaaaacgtttatttcaaagaaaaaatagcggaatgccacatacgcttcaatcgtaatcgagtcgtgattggatcgtagtcgaatgtgaatcgaatgccgcttaagtaaaattaggagaatcgggccccagatagcACGACAGCCATGCCTTGCGTGACCGTGTGCATGTGAAAAGGGCCTAACATCATTAATAGTTTCGGTTCctgtaacaaatatttttggttgTCTATGGGTCGATTCAAAACGTCACGTCCAGCCAGCTTCGTTCGGTCATACATAGGTTCGTTCGGTCGGTAGGTCGACTCGCGGCGAATGGTCAACTCAAAAATATTCACGTCACGAACGTTGAGTTGTCATCACGGGTGTTCGTAACGTGAAATCATGATTTGAGTtcctttaataaaatattttcttctacagtatttttatatattaatattatattcagtTTATTCTAATTAGTAACAGTATTACAGTTTAAattaatgtgtttatttaaCCAATTACTTTGGCGATAGAAAATTTGGAGTCCAAGAAAGTGATAGTTTGTTACATAGCTAGCTCATACCTTACAGGAAATCTTCGCTAGTGTTACAGTAGCGTAGGCAACATGGACCAAAGTGGCATAACCCCGAACACTTCGAATCAGCAGCTTGTTATAAACAGTGATAATGAATCAGCCACTGCACTATTGCAAGAGAAGCAGACCAGGAGAAGAGAAAATCTAAGTGAAGTATCGTTCGCCGAATACATGACTGTCGGAATATTGTGTTTCGTCAATCTTATCAACTATATGGACAGATTCACCCTTGCTGGTAAGTTCAAATGCTTAACCACCTAGTTTCTATAAATTTCAAGAAAGCTATGCTAATCACGATGCAAGCTTGCAATAGTTAACCTACTTGTTTTATGTAACTTTTGCCAGAATAGACTACAACGGCTAAGCACTGGAAGATTAGTGCCGGCTTTCAGCTTTTTTATTTACCGACTCACAGCCTTAGTTAACTTTCCAATTGACACATCCTATTAGAACCCTATGGGttttgcatttgttttatttatctatgaATTTCATAAGCTGTCTGAAAATTCTTAGTGGATgcttataaaacaattttatcaacattttttGGTTTTTAGTTCTAGCAGAAGTgtgttattgttaattaataacataGTAGTTGTTGTTGATAAGAGAAACAGTTAAAGCAATACAAATTCTAGTGGAATCTTAAAGTATTTGGTCTGATAGTTCACTGTGCTTATAACTGGGAAATTAAGAATTGCCTTGTGAATATGTGATACCTCAAATAACactttttgaatattaaattaaataagttcatAGACTCTAACTTTGTAATACAAACTCTTTGTGCTAGAAATGTTTGGTTgccaaattatattttagtaacAAAAGATAAGCTGGAAATCTTATCTGCAAAAAAATAAGTGCCTTTTAGTTGCATAATCTATAAAGGTTTTATCAAATGACATTGGCTTATCTGCGAATTAGCTACAATGGTATTGTGGAAAAATAGGcactattaataaaaacatttgattttattttaaaacaaatgatttaatCAGCCGGTGTCTACAACAAACTGCTGTCTAAGAGACACAAGAACAAtactaaattcaattaaatatttaagctAGGTAATGATCTTGACCTGGTTTAagttcaaatattttaacaacaaataattcAGTAGCTTCTGCAGTTACTCATTTTAGAAGAGAAACTAACTGATTTATAAACTTAAGCTATAATATAACTTGAAACTTTGCATAGGGATTTCCTTACAACATAGCAGAAGGGAACACCAGTCAGGCTAAAACAATGCAAAAGTAgccatttttttaagttatgcaaatgaaattcttttaaattaacttgAAACCAAGATGCAGgtaaaagtaagtaaaataagatttttagaCATGAACTTAAAACCAAATCAAACAATTCATTTATTTGTGACTAGCTGaacccgcgaacttcgtatcgtttaaaccttccctgggcctctacaaacattttaaaactaaaaaaagccaaatcggtccagccgttctcgagttttagtcagactcacgaacagcaattcatttttatatataagatttaCACATTCTACATACTAACAATgtccatattattattatttcttgcaATCAATGTCCGCATTATGTTATGTCTATTTCTTATTGATAGTTATACAATGTGTTTAGAATAGCTGGAGTAAGCACTTTGATAACATGCTGTTTGTATAATAACTTAgaccagcggttcccgaattcttttggcttcggaacccttttcgtttcaccatttttcggcggaaccttagcagtaaactaaataagtaaatacacttaggtacggctcgtagcgtatggtagcgcaccaaatggttatatggttagaggcatattcagtatactcaggcgtagcatggctatctgccacacgggccagaaaacaatttagccgcccttgactttgtgtattatgtgaatagttttcagtttgaagacagacaaagtaaacgcaaaaagaaatagattgggtttgtacaggtgcgaggcgagcgagcgcgattttttttttactaaaagaagaagttccaagcacccgctagcattgaaagacattcagagGTAGCCGGTAcggcgagcgaagcgagcgcgattttttttttagtttaattacctacacaaaataaacaaaaccactgtaaattaataaggtctcaaaaagtacaatattcaCACAAAAAAGCATATGCAAATGAGtaagaagcagctagcgaagaaagcgccaTTGCTTTTTTTGAATCAGagggataaaaaataaacatcaaaggaaacctcgacggaagagcgcaaaattttttcggtgttggataccaattaaacgaacataaaagcatcacacgtaacatggagtcgcgagcgttGCGAgcgcgaagcgagcgcgaaattttcggattcatggaggtgcaaaaataggaaataatttttaacctttgattcatggtaaaaatagacactgaaaatactcgtatgccgtgtcatttcacgtcctaacaaatgtatgaaaacgtataatcctggcgatgaaataagcccaaaaaatgtgGTGATTTTTTACCTACTTTGCCGATTTCCAAAGACcgggaggtattaagttaatctacaatttgtaaaaaactgaattaaattatctgctgccgtggccacctacatggtgcctaaatggaattttggaatccaatatttaaacaatttaattgaaaataaataataatttaatattgttaaaagtgaaacgatttaccatatggaaatcttgaattttccacggaacccctgagggcctgtcacggaacctcagggttccgcggaaccccatttgggaaccgctgacTTAGACTGCAGCTCAGGCCCCATTAGCATTAAATATGCATGTCAGCGAGTTGCATCCATATCTTTGACAAGCGGATATGGcttaaatcatctttattaactgtaataaatataacacataGATGTTTATTAATCATGTAATGTTTTTAATCGTCTTGCTAAGATTACAAACGAAATCATCTGGGATAAGCATAATAGCTCGCGACATATaaacttatgtacctatttataaaattattacgaaGTGGACTGCACCACAAAATGCGTATTTATATTGTGACTGCACTGTCAAAACTTTTACCAGCAAAACTGACTTTCGAAAATCAGAATTAAAGCGGtgaagtgcgagtcggaatcacGCAAACAGGGTTCCGTACTCACCCGTATTTATAAAACGCCCAAAAATCACTTTTGTTGCATGGGCAGGGCGCCcccttaaataattttaagttaggttttcagtatttgtttatAGCAGCGAAAAAATGCAAACTATCTATCATGGTTTATGAGGTACAGTCTGATGCCAGACAGCCAGTGATACAGCCGTTTCACCTTTTGCGTACGGAACCCGTAATTAAAAAACGAAATATAAATTGCTAGAGAGAGATTACTAATAAACTTTTTCAaactttttctttactttaatTCTTCGTAGGTATCTGTTTCGTTTTTATGTCGATTTCAACGTTTTTTCTAACGTCCTTGTTACACGTTAATATAGTGGGGAACTGGAGACGGGCACGCGACCACTATTTACGCATTGGAtttctaatttataaatatggtcataatttaattaggtacttgGGTAAATACAGGTAAACAATAATGTTGGCTGTTCTAGATACCTACGTTTGTCAttcaaataattgattattaattacatttttggtatgtatattcaaaataatgtcaTAATCTAAtcataattgattttatttacgCGAATCTAGGAGGTCGAAAATCGGATGATTCATGGAGATGAAATAGCCGCTCTAATATTAGTCACCTCTTTATACTTTTCATTAACCTCTCGCTTACATCTCTAACTGATGATGTAAAATGGTTCGTCATTGGTATTTTTCAAGGGCTTTGTTTAACCATAAActatttttatcttatctttaCGAATGCCAAAACTCCCAGCTAAAAATATTCCATGGTAGATCTTATAGTTAACTAACAAGAGAATAATTTAAGTATTGTCATGTTTTTAAACAGGTTtcgataatatttttgtactacCTGGAAGTCCGATAAGTTTTTtggataaatataaaacaactcATATGAATGTTTACTAAGAATAAGTCTATACAGAGAGCATACCAATATCATTACCTCTTATCTTAATTCTATTGGTGAAGTGTCCACTCCAGCATATTCAAGCAGGTGGGCCCACGTCTATATCTGTAATTattcatttgaaataataagTGTTCAAAGAAGAAAGCCCACTTCCTTTTAGTCATTGTCATCCTTTTTGATTTCATTTGGATTCCTTCCATTTACACTGTTTTACCCTAACTGGTACTGTTTGAAGTCTTATACCTGTCTATGATACCgctataaatcaaaatatttacttataacaatttaaaaatcacAGAGAAAGTACACAGCTTGACACATCTTTGTCtttgttacatcaaaacattttgtgCGGTTGATGTTTTCATGTCGTCTTCCTGCGTCCGCGTCCAAGGCATGTTCTAAAATAGATTAATGAATAATCCTTTTTATCTTGGATGCATTTTCTTGTCGCTCGCTAGGTCGCTACTTAAAATTCCATGAGGAATCCTGTTACGAAATATATTCAAAACCCTGCTTATGTTATGTAACATTTACATTTCGAGGTAAGCCAGGATTGATGTCAACGACTTTTTAAGTTTCAAAAGCGGCCAGGACCTTTAAAAGCCCACCAAGAACGATTGTATACGTGGGCAGTAAGAGCCTTTTAATGTGACGTAGTCTGGACAGGTTAGAGTTGTTCTGTCAATAACATTTTTGTCAAGGAATACAACGTGTTTCGTAAGTAATAGATGCGCGCTTCGAATGGTTATCGCCACTCGAAACATGGTCAGATAAGGTTAATCGCGTTTCTAAGGGTTTTTTAAAGTCGCTGTCGTCGTCGGTACCACTTTTATATTTCCGTAATGTATACGCCTTTCTATGTTAAACAATTTGATAATAGTGTGTATTAGACGTCAATAAATTCTATGAATGAATGGTGGACGCCCAGGGTGTGTCGAAGTCACGTAATCGGAGAACTAATCTCCAGTGTCTACTCACGTGCGTGGGTTCTCATTCTTTACCGAATACAATGTAGCCATTTAAATATGGAACAGGCATTATACTTAAATGTTTGTGGATTGGTTGGGAATTTGTTCggataaatattaaatgtagtAAGGTAATGGAGGACGCGTGATATCCCTTAATTAAATAGACTGGGAAAGATCTCACAGGTGtaaatttttccttttttatgcaacagaaccctaaaaaattgTGTAGTAATATAGAGAAAACATTCGGTACCTAGTTTTTTGCTTACGTCAATAACCGCAAGCCAAAGAATATTTCGTCATTGACGCGATTACTGGAGGGTGCAGAGGGCTGATTTCCCCGGAGGGCAATTCACAATCTACCACCACAGTAACatgttacaaatattattatcttgatTAAAATCTAAGCAATCATCGAGCCCAATTTGTTTTGGACATCTTTAATTATATCTGTTCTGTATTTCAGTAGGGGAGACCAgtgtcaattttatttacttcaaataatgtaataattagtGCGGTTTCATCTGTAGGTAACCATAGAGTATGTAATTAGTATACTTTTTAAGTAACAATGCCAACCCATGCATTGCATTGTGGGTTATATTGACATATACAAATATGGACAAATATTTGGAAACTAATCAATAGGTCCCTAAATAGGCAATTAAGATAACTGTTATCTTAGTAATGTCATTTATTAATCATGCAGCGTTTTGTTTTCCTAATCTCGTGACCATTCACAACGAAGATAAGAATTGCGCTACGCATTGTTTGTCTATCCACCTGTTTTTTACCGCATGTTGACTCATTCATTTGTAATCATGCGCATCATTAAGATATGTGGCATTCGTACTAACAGTCATAGTATCAATGGTATGGAAATTATTACTGCGATTTaatttaaccatatttattaggataatttcatatttgaatttatttatttcacggTTTATTTTCCAcaggtttaaaaaaaagaaataaattttattaatcatACTGTTTAATAATAATGCAACACTGTGTCAtttacttcataaaaaaaacgGAATCCCCATCAGgatcataaaaaaatgtaagggTTTCTCTGGACCCTATTTCATCGCGTCTGTTATGGGATCCGGGTGTGTGCACAtcgtttaataaattaaatatgtaaaagcTTAGGAAGTTATTGGTTTTACTGCGCACCGCGCCCAGTGAGGGGTTAAAAATGTGGTATCTTTTACTGACGCCACTTTTTGTGCGTGCCACAATATTCTATGACTTATATGATGCTTGTCGAATGACACGCGTACCTgttaattgaaaattttattctGCTAGATTATAGCCGGCTgatgtacattgtacatataTCGTATGTATGCCACAGCACCTGATGGCAACGTTTTATAGTGGCTTTAGATGTAAATCGTAAATTGCTTCGGGTAGAGCAAATTCTTCAAAGGCTGAAATGCAGAGCCAAGGGTTACAAGAAATCGTAAAAGCCTGGACACCTTTGCGTCGTTTAAACGGATTGTCTTATAAACTTGAGAGAATTGAATAGGAGAGGAAATATTCTTTTACTTTGTGGCATTCTTGTGGGGAAAAAACGACTTAGAAAAACTTTTATGGGATAATGTTGTTGTGATGTCTAACCATCAAAACGAGTTGTGTCTGTATCATGTGGTTGGAGATCAAAGAAGATTTCCGGCTAAACGAACACAGTGGACAAAAAAGCAGAAAATAGCTTTGGTTTGCTTTGAAATATTTGTTCTTCTAGTGACTACCTTAAATGTCTGCTTTATAATAAAGCACCTTATGCTATTGCAACATTTGACTAAGGCAAGTTTCTGATAACGATGTTTATCAATCTTATCTGTGTTGTGGGATGATGAAATAGCTCTGCCCACTACTAGTTTAGGAAAAGTATCAGAATATGCACGTTTTCATCTTAAATTATCTTGTTTATCGAGAACACGCACGTGTTTGTACACTATTCAATATAATGTAGACCTTTCTATTGAAATGATGTGTTGCGGACAATAAGCTGATATTATATACAGCAATTGATCTCTCACGCTGGAAGTCCAGTGCATCTCTCAACAGTAGATGCTTTG
The DNA window shown above is from Helicoverpa zea isolate HzStark_Cry1AcR chromosome 16, ilHelZeax1.1, whole genome shotgun sequence and carries:
- the LOC124637568 gene encoding LDLR chaperone boca, whose protein sequence is MNKTILFVFLICFTVSIAKKPKDEEKPDWAKKDIRDFSDADMERLFDQWEEDEDPLPDDELPEHLRKPPSIDFTKLDMSDPGKVLEQTKKGQTLMMFVSVANKPSRARTEEITKIWQTSLWSNHIQVERYLVDDDRAIFMFKDGSQAWTAKEFLLEQEELKEVQLESQTYPGKKPDIKNKSVRDEL